A portion of the Selenihalanaerobacter shriftii genome contains these proteins:
- the spo0A gene encoding sporulation transcription factor Spo0A: MADESVKVLLVDDNKEFCQLVREFIDEQEEMEVVGVGNNGLEALDLIEEEDPDVVILDIIMPHLDGVGVLEELNNNGKINELKVIMLTAFGQEELTQRVVELGANYYILKPFDLDKLVSRIEQLMNPISKKGGLTASATSSNANKSQNLDIRITDIMHQIGVPAHIKGYLYLRKAISMVVEEVELLGAITKELYPLVARKFNTTPSRVERAIRHAIEVAWERGNTEAINRLFGHSVTTESGKPTNSQFIAKIADKLRLELRAG; the protein is encoded by the coding sequence ATGGCAGATGAAAGTGTCAAAGTATTATTAGTAGATGACAACAAGGAGTTTTGTCAGTTAGTTAGAGAATTTATTGATGAACAAGAAGAAATGGAAGTAGTAGGAGTAGGGAATAATGGCCTAGAAGCACTAGATTTAATTGAGGAGGAAGATCCTGATGTTGTAATTTTGGATATAATTATGCCGCATTTAGATGGAGTAGGAGTATTAGAAGAGTTAAATAATAATGGTAAGATTAATGAATTAAAAGTGATTATGTTAACTGCTTTTGGTCAAGAAGAATTAACGCAAAGAGTTGTAGAGTTAGGTGCTAATTATTATATTCTAAAACCTTTTGATTTGGATAAGTTAGTAAGTAGAATTGAACAACTAATGAATCCAATTAGTAAAAAAGGTGGCTTAACTGCTAGTGCTACTTCAAGCAATGCCAATAAGAGTCAAAATTTAGATATTAGAATAACTGATATAATGCATCAAATCGGTGTACCAGCTCATATTAAAGGTTATCTATATCTAAGAAAAGCTATTAGTATGGTAGTTGAGGAAGTAGAATTATTAGGTGCTATTACTAAAGAATTATATCCATTAGTAGCTCGTAAGTTTAATACAACTCCAAGTCGAGTAGAAAGAGCAATTCGTCATGCAATTGAAGTTGCTTGGGAACGTGGCAATACTGAAGCTATTAACAGATTATTTGGTCATTCTGTTACTACTGAAAGTGGTAAACCGACTAACTCTCAATTTATTGCTAAAATAGCTGATAAGTTACGATTGGAATTAAGAGCTGGATAA
- the argR gene encoding arginine repressor — protein MKSKRHLKIMNYIQEEEISTQEELANRLRQDGINVTQATVSRDIKELGLIKVPTHGRGYKYALPPERQEGNFEGRMERMFQDAVIKIDYSENLIVINTLPGTANGIAFLLDNADWDGVLATLAGDDTVLIIAKPMEVVPQLLERLKNLSI, from the coding sequence ATGAAAAGCAAACGCCATTTAAAAATAATGAATTATATTCAAGAAGAAGAGATTAGTACCCAAGAGGAATTAGCTAATCGCTTAAGACAGGATGGTATTAATGTAACACAAGCTACAGTTTCTAGAGATATTAAAGAGTTGGGATTAATCAAAGTTCCTACGCATGGTAGAGGATATAAATATGCGTTACCGCCGGAAAGACAAGAGGGTAATTTCGAAGGGCGAATGGAAAGAATGTTCCAAGATGCTGTAATTAAAATTGATTATAGTGAGAATTTAATTGTAATTAACACTTTACCAGGGACTGCTAATGGAATAGCCTTTTTATTAGATAATGCAGATTGGGATGGTGTTTTAGCTACTTTGGCTGGTGATGATACTGTTTTAATTATTGCCAAGCCTATGGAAGTAGTACCTCAACTTTTAGAAAGATTAAAAAATTTGAGTATTTAA
- the spoIVB gene encoding SpoIVB peptidase — protein sequence MKQRWKRYLFYAVICLVLIAFLTPKLLTLIGFPEEFQIIQGRQQLLNINFPFSVYIRVHQGNKIKINGDEVSKDYFKVNLGKPLSIKSMALGKVNLEFNLFGVIPLRKAVVNVIPQVKVYPGGQSIGVILKSEGVLVVKNSHVLGTDNQKYYPAKKAGIEVGDRILAVNNQPVKGKESLAKLINYYGSKQKIIKLKLKRKDNLIIKELHPKKNKFGRYMIGLYIDDGATGVGTLSFYDPLSKKYGALGHMITAPNSRNKIMVSEGKIVKADISGIHQGSNGYPGEKLGTFFSNQDIIGKIRMNSRFGIYGRLNNIISNSFFPDPIPVATALQVKKGPAKIYTVIKGGAIEEFDVRIEKVFKQYHPKEKGLIVKVTDYDLLNMTGGIVQGMSGSPIVQNERLVGAVTHVFVDDSTRGYGILAEWMIQKSGIIQQKMTKKLEN from the coding sequence GTGAAGCAACGATGGAAAAGATATCTATTTTATGCTGTAATTTGTCTAGTATTAATTGCCTTTTTAACTCCTAAATTACTAACTTTGATTGGCTTTCCTGAAGAATTTCAAATAATCCAAGGTCGACAACAACTTCTAAATATTAACTTTCCTTTTAGTGTTTATATTCGAGTTCACCAAGGTAATAAAATAAAAATAAATGGTGATGAAGTAAGTAAAGATTATTTTAAGGTTAATTTAGGTAAACCTTTATCAATTAAATCAATGGCTTTAGGAAAAGTTAATTTAGAATTTAATTTATTTGGAGTAATTCCTTTAAGGAAAGCAGTAGTTAATGTAATTCCTCAAGTTAAAGTGTATCCAGGTGGACAATCAATTGGAGTTATTTTAAAGTCAGAAGGTGTATTAGTAGTAAAAAATTCACATGTATTAGGTACAGATAATCAAAAGTATTATCCGGCTAAAAAGGCAGGAATAGAAGTAGGTGACCGAATTTTAGCAGTAAATAATCAACCGGTAAAAGGTAAAGAATCATTAGCTAAATTAATTAATTATTATGGAAGTAAACAGAAGATTATTAAACTTAAATTAAAAAGAAAAGATAATTTAATTATTAAGGAGCTTCATCCTAAGAAGAATAAATTTGGACGTTATATGATTGGTCTCTATATTGATGATGGAGCTACTGGAGTTGGAACATTAAGTTTTTATGATCCTTTATCTAAAAAATATGGCGCATTAGGGCATATGATTACTGCTCCTAATAGTAGAAATAAAATTATGGTTAGTGAAGGAAAGATAGTTAAAGCGGATATTTCTGGTATTCACCAAGGAAGCAATGGTTATCCAGGAGAAAAATTAGGAACATTTTTTAGTAATCAGGATATCATTGGTAAAATTCGGATGAATAGCAGATTTGGAATTTATGGACGTTTAAATAATATTATTTCTAATAGTTTTTTTCCAGACCCAATCCCAGTTGCTACAGCATTACAAGTAAAGAAAGGACCAGCAAAGATTTATACAGTAATTAAAGGTGGTGCAATTGAAGAATTTGATGTAAGAATTGAGAAAGTATTTAAACAGTATCACCCCAAAGAAAAAGGTTTAATAGTCAAAGTAACTGATTACGATCTATTAAATATGACTGGGGGTATAGTCCAAGGTATGAGTGGTAGTCCAATAGTTCAGAATGAGAGATTAGTAGGAGCGGTCACTCATGTGTTTGTCGATGATTCGACAAGGGGTTATGGTATTTTGGCTGAATGGATGATTCAAAAGTCAGGAATTATACAACAAAAAATGACAAAAAAACTAGAGAATTAA
- a CDS encoding copper transporter: MVIDLRYQIITVVIIFLSLGIGILIGSSMVGEEGVIKEQKRLISRLETDFNQLRQNNQQFQNQVQSLQEKLETNHKFQEKILPLVIKDKINGSKVLVVYNNDDFKEKAAKMKQILRIAGSDKITIKTVNNLKENSKIETYDYLICLGKEEFFVDRGIKNKFQGIVKRISYLSESFFMSNRKLIKYILELNKGLDDNVK, translated from the coding sequence ATGGTAATTGATCTTAGGTATCAAATCATAACTGTAGTTATAATCTTTTTAAGTTTAGGGATTGGAATCTTGATTGGTAGCTCAATGGTAGGAGAAGAAGGGGTAATAAAGGAACAGAAAAGGTTAATTAGCCGTTTAGAAACTGACTTTAATCAATTACGTCAAAATAATCAACAATTTCAGAATCAAGTCCAAAGTTTACAAGAAAAACTAGAAACAAATCATAAATTTCAAGAAAAAATTTTACCTTTAGTAATTAAAGATAAAATTAATGGTAGTAAAGTTTTGGTAGTATATAATAATGATGATTTTAAAGAAAAAGCAGCCAAAATGAAACAGATTTTAAGAATAGCTGGTAGTGATAAGATAACTATTAAAACTGTAAATAACTTAAAAGAGAATTCTAAAATAGAGACTTATGATTATTTAATCTGTTTAGGCAAAGAAGAGTTTTTTGTTGATCGAGGTATAAAAAATAAGTTTCAAGGGATAGTTAAAAGAATTTCTTATTTATCAGAGAGTTTTTTTATGTCTAATCGGAAGTTAATTAAGTATATATTAGAATTAAATAAGGGGTTAGATGATAATGTTAAATAA
- the steA gene encoding putative cytokinetic ring protein SteA, giving the protein MELEGRVKLGKKTKDLVKRLNGKEIAVIDHKDIDELAAISLTNTEVKAVINASSSITGKYPNLGPEKLIENGIFILEEVGSDIFEKLNDGERIKLIDNRIIKDGIEISQGKVLDRVKLEERLIESRNNLEDELEKFVENTLEYAKEEKELVLGLKTPEIKTSIKGRHVLIIVRGQDYRQDLEAIISYIREVRPILIGVDGGADALLEVGLKPNIIVGDMDSISDRALQQENVELIVHAYPDGRAPGLKRVKDLGLNAHKFPAPGTSEDIAMLLAYEKGAELITAVGTHSNMIDFLEKGRPGMASTFLIRLKVGDKLIDAKGVNKLYNSRLRSKHILQLLFAALVPVIIILGVAPPMQQMMRLLLIKLRFSLGF; this is encoded by the coding sequence ATGGAATTAGAAGGTAGAGTAAAGCTAGGGAAGAAAACAAAAGATTTAGTTAAAAGGCTGAATGGAAAGGAGATAGCAGTAATTGATCACAAAGATATAGATGAGTTGGCAGCTATCTCTTTAACTAATACTGAAGTTAAAGCTGTCATTAATGCAAGTTCTTCTATTACTGGTAAGTACCCTAATTTAGGTCCAGAAAAATTAATTGAAAATGGGATTTTCATATTAGAAGAAGTGGGTTCAGATATTTTTGAGAAATTAAATGACGGAGAAAGAATTAAGTTAATAGATAATAGAATAATTAAAGATGGGATAGAAATATCTCAAGGTAAAGTCTTAGATAGGGTTAAATTAGAGGAAAGACTTATAGAGAGTAGAAATAATTTAGAAGATGAGTTAGAAAAATTTGTGGAGAATACTTTAGAATATGCTAAAGAAGAAAAAGAACTGGTTTTAGGCCTAAAGACTCCTGAAATAAAAACTAGTATTAAAGGAAGGCATGTATTAATTATAGTAAGAGGTCAAGATTATAGACAGGATTTAGAAGCTATAATTTCTTATATTAGAGAAGTACGCCCAATATTGATAGGTGTAGATGGAGGAGCTGATGCTTTATTAGAAGTTGGCTTAAAACCTAATATAATTGTGGGAGATATGGATAGTATTAGTGATCGAGCTTTACAGCAAGAAAATGTAGAATTAATTGTTCATGCCTATCCTGATGGAAGAGCTCCAGGTTTAAAACGGGTCAAAGATTTAGGTTTAAATGCTCATAAATTTCCGGCTCCAGGGACTAGTGAGGATATAGCTATGTTATTGGCGTATGAAAAAGGAGCAGAATTAATTACTGCCGTAGGAACCCATTCGAATATGATAGATTTTTTAGAAAAAGGTAGACCAGGAATGGCCAGCACCTTTTTAATTAGGCTAAAAGTAGGGGATAAATTAATAGATGCTAAAGGGGTAAATAAACTTTATAATAGTCGTCTACGATCAAAACATATTCTACAGTTATTATTTGCTGCTTTAGTTCCAGTGATAATTATATTAGGTGTTGCTCCACCGATGCAGCAAATGATGCGATTACTATTAATAAAGTTACGATTTAGTTTAGGTTTCTAG
- a CDS encoding NAD(+)/NADH kinase, which produces MKRVGLIPNPTKERAVEVVKDVIEWFREQGVNYLIEENAAKVIGDIKHSSSYQEMVGKVDLVIVFGGDGTFLNTARKFATAELPILGVNLGSLGFLTDIELNDLKKALKNLVAGNFEVEERMMIEAEVIRDGESISKVIAINDVVITKGSFARLIELTTYIDGEYLTTYPADGVIIACPTGSTAYSLSAGGPIVNPKLKSLVITPICPHTLHARSIVTSQEEVVKIEVGADHEDVMLTVDGQEGLKLFSDDQVIIKQSNLVTKLVKLKDYNFYKILRTRLQRSDF; this is translated from the coding sequence GTGAAAAGAGTTGGATTAATACCTAATCCTACTAAAGAAAGAGCAGTTGAAGTAGTTAAAGATGTTATAGAATGGTTTCGCGAGCAGGGAGTTAATTATTTAATTGAAGAGAATGCTGCTAAAGTAATAGGAGATATAAAACATAGTTCGTCCTATCAAGAGATGGTAGGTAAAGTAGATCTCGTAATTGTATTTGGTGGTGATGGAACTTTTTTAAATACTGCTCGTAAGTTTGCTACTGCTGAACTTCCTATTTTAGGAGTTAATTTGGGTAGTTTAGGTTTCTTGACTGATATAGAATTAAATGACCTTAAGAAGGCCTTAAAAAATTTAGTAGCAGGTAATTTTGAAGTAGAAGAACGAATGATGATTGAAGCAGAGGTTATTAGAGATGGAGAAAGTATTAGTAAAGTAATTGCTATTAATGATGTAGTAATAACTAAAGGATCTTTTGCTAGACTGATAGAACTAACTACTTATATAGATGGAGAATACTTAACTACATATCCAGCTGATGGAGTAATTATTGCTTGTCCTACTGGTTCGACTGCGTATTCTTTATCCGCTGGAGGACCAATAGTTAACCCAAAATTAAAATCATTAGTTATAACTCCTATTTGTCCACATACTCTACATGCTCGTTCAATAGTAACTTCTCAAGAAGAGGTAGTTAAAATAGAAGTTGGGGCTGATCATGAGGATGTCATGTTAACTGTAGATGGTCAAGAGGGGTTAAAATTATTCTCGGATGATCAAGTGATAATTAAACAATCTAATTTAGTTACTAAGTTAGTTAAGTTAAAAGATTATAATTTTTATAAAATTTTAAGAACACGGTTACAAAGAAGTGACTTTTAA
- a CDS encoding Glu/Leu/Phe/Val family dehydrogenase, giving the protein MNKFEYLEKYDYEQIVYVQEKKSGLKAIICVHDTTLGPALGGTRMWAYEHEDDALLDGLRLSRGMTYKNAAMGLNLGGGKTVIIGDAREDKNEEMFRAFGRYVDSLGGRYITAEDVGINTSDMLHVKEETDYVGGLPGLSGDPSPFTAYGTYCGMKAAANKAYGSDSLEGKKVVIQGVGHVGYYLAKHLHEEGAEIVVADLYEDNLKRVVNDFGVEVVDPDTIYGVDCDIFAPTALGAIVNDEALEVLKCDVIAGAANNQLKDPEKHGKLLEEKGMVYAPDYVINGGGVINVAEEFNSNGYNAERATRKVETIYDKIQRVFEIAQRDNIPTYKAADVMAEERINKLSKLNSIRKPNK; this is encoded by the coding sequence ATGAATAAGTTTGAGTATTTAGAAAAGTATGATTATGAACAAATCGTTTATGTACAGGAGAAAAAGTCTGGTTTAAAGGCAATAATTTGTGTTCATGACACTACTTTAGGGCCGGCTTTAGGTGGAACTAGAATGTGGGCTTATGAGCACGAAGATGACGCTTTATTAGATGGATTACGTTTATCAAGAGGTATGACTTATAAGAATGCGGCTATGGGACTTAATCTTGGTGGAGGAAAGACAGTAATTATAGGCGATGCACGTGAAGATAAGAATGAAGAAATGTTTAGAGCATTTGGACGATATGTTGATAGCTTAGGTGGGCGATATATTACAGCTGAAGATGTAGGAATTAATACATCAGATATGCTTCATGTAAAAGAAGAGACGGATTATGTAGGTGGGTTACCAGGTTTAAGTGGAGATCCATCTCCATTTACAGCTTACGGAACTTACTGTGGAATGAAAGCGGCTGCAAATAAAGCATATGGTTCTGATTCTTTAGAAGGAAAGAAAGTTGTAATTCAAGGAGTAGGACATGTTGGATATTATTTAGCTAAGCATTTACATGAAGAAGGAGCAGAAATAGTTGTAGCAGACTTATACGAAGATAATTTAAAGAGAGTTGTTAACGACTTTGGTGTTGAAGTTGTAGATCCAGATACTATCTATGGTGTTGATTGTGATATCTTTGCTCCTACTGCTTTAGGTGCCATTGTTAATGATGAAGCTTTAGAAGTATTAAAGTGTGATGTCATTGCTGGAGCAGCTAACAATCAGTTAAAGGATCCAGAAAAGCATGGTAAATTACTAGAAGAGAAAGGTATGGTTTATGCTCCAGACTATGTTATTAATGGTGGTGGGGTAATTAATGTAGCAGAAGAATTTAATTCTAATGGATATAATGCTGAAAGAGCTACTCGTAAGGTTGAAACTATTTATGATAAAATTCAAAGAGTATTTGAAATTGCTCAAAGAGATAATATTCCAACTTATAAAGCTGCTGATGTAATGGCAGAGGAAAGAATCAATAAGTTGTCGAAGTTAAATAGTATAAGAAAACCTAACAAGTAA
- a CDS encoding glycosyltransferase family 2 protein, producing the protein MLNKEVTVLVPAYNEEDKIGDTISSLQQLEDVNEIIVINDGSTDKTVNIVKEFKDIKLIDLKINQGKGEALNQGLSEIKGQIISLIDADLGKTALELRKLLKPVLQQEVDMTIAKFPAPKKKGGFGLVTTLARVGLKIFTGLQFDSPLSGQRVLTKNLISYLNGFESGFGVEVGMTIKTIKGGFKVKEVPVNMSHQETGRDWMGFKHRGRQFKDVLTVFLSQIQGGK; encoded by the coding sequence ATGTTAAATAAAGAAGTTACTGTATTAGTCCCTGCATATAATGAGGAGGATAAAATTGGAGATACAATATCTAGTTTGCAACAATTAGAAGATGTAAATGAAATTATAGTAATTAATGATGGTTCTACTGATAAAACTGTTAATATTGTAAAAGAGTTTAAAGATATTAAATTGATAGATTTGAAGATTAATCAAGGAAAGGGAGAAGCATTGAATCAAGGGTTAAGTGAAATCAAGGGACAGATAATCTCTTTAATAGATGCTGACTTAGGTAAAACAGCTTTAGAATTAAGGAAGCTTTTAAAACCTGTTTTACAACAAGAGGTGGATATGACGATTGCTAAATTTCCTGCTCCTAAGAAAAAAGGAGGTTTTGGTTTAGTTACTACTTTGGCTAGAGTAGGATTAAAGATATTCACAGGTTTACAATTTGACTCGCCTCTTTCTGGACAACGAGTCTTAACTAAAAATTTAATAAGTTATTTAAATGGTTTTGAATCAGGATTTGGAGTAGAGGTAGGGATGACAATTAAAACTATTAAAGGTGGTTTTAAAGTAAAAGAAGTACCAGTGAATATGAGCCACCAAGAGACTGGGAGAGATTGGATGGGTTTTAAACATCGGGGCCGACAATTTAAAGATGTGTTAACTGTATTCTTATCTCAAATCCAAGGAGGAAAGTAA
- the recN gene encoding DNA repair protein RecN, with protein sequence MLLNLSIYNFALIEKLQVGFHAGLNVITGETGAGKSIIIKALEMLLGGRASTEYIRSGQEKAVIEANFSIKDNEKVQNKLKEFGIQYNSVEGIILTREVSHSGNNRSRINGRIVTLDMTRAISQYLIEIHGQHDDQLLFKASNQLMLLDEFAGDKAKGLLEEVGKVYESLKKKKKKFATLNQNEKERARKVDLLKFQIDEIVKAELTKGEMEELLVEKKRLSNAEEMAKVTNQVYNQLYESGFQEMAIVDQLHQFDKDLSTIAELDPKLESIVELLTDATYKLEEVAYELNDYQDGLEFNSQRLNEIEKRIQVINQLKRKYGDNIAEILEYKAEIQAELEELTVSEETLQELEKEIKGLEVKYLEVANQLSNLRKKVAHDFEKKVMSELQDLSMGKSEFEIKLTSKVDNDIDLSLNHITAYGIDNIQFLISPNPGEDLKPLAKIASGGELSRTMLALKKIIAESDQVQTLIFDEVDTGIGGRIANLVGEKLAIIAQSHQVICITHLPQIASMGDTHYYISKDMAANHTKTKLAYLTEEARIKELSRMLGGSSLTDTTREHAHEMIRLARKKKGNF encoded by the coding sequence GTGTTGCTAAACTTAAGCATCTATAACTTTGCTTTAATTGAAAAATTACAAGTTGGGTTTCATGCTGGATTGAATGTGATTACAGGTGAAACTGGTGCCGGGAAATCGATTATAATTAAAGCTCTTGAGATGTTATTAGGAGGAAGAGCTTCTACTGAATATATTAGAAGTGGCCAAGAAAAAGCTGTTATTGAAGCAAATTTTAGTATTAAAGATAATGAAAAAGTCCAAAATAAACTTAAAGAGTTTGGTATTCAATATAATTCAGTTGAGGGCATAATTTTAACTCGAGAAGTAAGCCATAGCGGTAATAATCGCAGTCGAATTAATGGAAGAATAGTTACTTTAGATATGACTAGAGCAATTAGTCAATATTTAATTGAGATTCATGGTCAGCATGATGATCAATTATTATTCAAAGCTAGTAATCAATTGATGTTATTAGATGAATTTGCCGGCGATAAAGCAAAGGGATTATTAGAAGAAGTGGGAAAAGTTTATGAATCGTTAAAAAAGAAGAAAAAGAAGTTTGCTACTTTAAATCAGAACGAAAAAGAAAGAGCTAGAAAGGTAGATCTTCTAAAGTTTCAAATAGATGAAATAGTTAAAGCTGAGTTAACTAAAGGAGAAATGGAAGAATTATTAGTTGAAAAGAAAAGGTTAAGTAATGCAGAAGAAATGGCTAAAGTAACTAATCAGGTATATAATCAACTTTATGAGAGTGGTTTTCAAGAGATGGCAATTGTTGACCAACTACATCAATTTGATAAAGACTTAAGTACTATTGCTGAATTAGATCCTAAATTGGAATCAATTGTTGAATTATTAACTGATGCTACTTATAAATTAGAAGAAGTAGCCTATGAATTAAATGATTATCAGGATGGATTAGAATTTAATTCTCAGCGATTAAATGAAATAGAAAAACGGATTCAAGTGATTAATCAACTCAAACGAAAATATGGAGATAATATTGCTGAAATCTTAGAATATAAAGCAGAGATTCAAGCAGAATTAGAAGAATTAACAGTTAGTGAAGAAACTTTACAAGAATTAGAAAAAGAGATTAAAGGATTGGAAGTGAAATATTTAGAGGTAGCTAATCAATTATCAAACCTTCGGAAAAAAGTGGCTCATGATTTTGAAAAAAAGGTTATGTCAGAATTACAAGATTTATCTATGGGTAAAAGTGAATTTGAAATTAAATTAACATCAAAAGTAGATAATGATATAGATTTAAGTTTAAATCATATTACAGCTTATGGTATAGATAATATTCAATTTTTAATATCTCCTAATCCAGGAGAGGATTTAAAACCTTTGGCAAAGATTGCTTCTGGTGGAGAATTATCTAGGACTATGTTGGCTTTGAAAAAGATCATAGCTGAATCAGATCAAGTTCAAACATTAATCTTTGACGAAGTAGATACAGGAATTGGTGGAAGAATAGCAAATTTAGTAGGTGAAAAACTAGCTATTATTGCCCAAAGTCATCAGGTAATTTGTATTACTCATCTTCCTCAGATTGCTAGTATGGGAGATACACATTATTATATTTCTAAAGATATGGCTGCTAATCATACAAAGACAAAATTGGCTTATTTAACTGAGGAAGCAAGAATAAAAGAACTGTCTCGTATGTTAGGTGGTAGTAGTCTAACTGATACTACTCGAGAACACGCACATGAAATGATTAGATTAGCTAGAAAGAAGAAGGGTAATTTTTAA
- a CDS encoding MraY family glycosyltransferase — protein MLFLFSLALMLTYIGYPLTKHFLVRYHLVIENYSGNQLPVGYGILLVINAIIILAIGQTINIYPRQLSLSFLFLISVVALVGLLDDYFGDGTNRGFSGHLGKLFYDFEITTGLLKVILIGVAAFLIVNRLNSDLFLLGVNFLVIVLMTNFINLLDLRPGRALKGFIIIILITGLFFNKLIMPLLAMTLILLPIDLREEAMLGDVGSNFLGSFLGLSLVFSLESIYKLILISFLLLIHLYTEKYSLTEFISQNKLLNYLDELGRSKP, from the coding sequence ATGTTATTCTTATTTAGTTTAGCTTTAATGTTAACTTATATTGGTTACCCTTTAACTAAACATTTTCTAGTGAGGTATCATTTAGTAATTGAAAATTATTCAGGTAACCAGTTGCCTGTTGGTTATGGTATATTATTAGTAATTAATGCAATTATTATTTTAGCAATAGGGCAAACCATTAATATATATCCCCGGCAACTTAGCCTTTCATTTTTATTTTTAATTTCAGTTGTGGCGTTAGTAGGCCTACTTGATGATTATTTTGGAGATGGAACAAATAGAGGATTTAGTGGACATTTAGGAAAGCTATTTTATGACTTTGAGATAACTACGGGTTTGTTAAAGGTAATATTAATTGGTGTAGCAGCTTTTTTAATTGTAAATAGACTAAATAGTGATTTGTTTTTATTAGGGGTTAATTTTTTAGTTATAGTTTTAATGACGAATTTTATTAATTTACTTGATTTACGACCTGGACGAGCATTAAAAGGGTTTATTATTATTATTTTAATAACAGGATTATTTTTTAATAAATTAATTATGCCTCTTTTGGCAATGACACTTATTTTGCTACCGATAGATTTAAGAGAAGAGGCTATGCTAGGAGATGTTGGTTCTAATTTTTTAGGTTCATTTTTAGGATTAAGTCTTGTATTTTCGTTAGAGTCAATTTATAAATTGATTTTAATTAGTTTTTTATTATTAATACATCTTTATACTGAAAAGTATTCATTAACAGAATTTATTAGTCAAAATAAGTTGCTGAATTATTTAGATGAGTTAGGCAGAAGCAAACCATAA
- a CDS encoding bifunctional enoyl-CoA hydratase/phosphate acetyltransferase translates to MIQDFAELTELAEQSPTSKMTVAAPYDSATLKAIKLAEDEGLVEAILVGDKEKILSAANEENLEFIDDKIIDLKNVSAAAQEAVKLVNQGKADFVMKGLLSTSKILKAVLNREHGLRTNQLLSYVAVLDVPKFDRLLVMTDPAMNITPDLSEKVQITENAIMVAKSLGIKQPKVALVSAVEKVNPKMPNTLDAAAIAKMGDRKQIQDAIIDGPLAFDNAISMESKEVKGIDSEVAGQADVIVVPNIEVGNVLYKSLTHLANTIIAGTVIGAAAPVVLSSRADSYKNKLNSIILGKVVAEYNNS, encoded by the coding sequence ATGATTCAAGACTTTGCTGAATTAACTGAACTAGCTGAGCAGAGCCCAACAAGCAAAATGACAGTTGCAGCGCCATATGATAGTGCAACATTAAAGGCGATTAAATTAGCAGAAGATGAAGGGTTAGTTGAGGCTATTTTAGTTGGAGATAAGGAAAAAATATTATCTGCAGCTAATGAAGAAAATTTAGAATTTATAGATGATAAAATTATTGATTTAAAGAATGTAAGTGCTGCTGCTCAAGAGGCAGTTAAATTAGTAAATCAGGGGAAAGCAGATTTTGTAATGAAGGGTTTATTAAGTACTTCTAAAATACTTAAAGCTGTATTAAATAGAGAACATGGCTTAAGAACTAATCAATTATTAAGTTATGTAGCTGTATTAGATGTTCCAAAATTTGATAGATTATTGGTTATGACAGACCCTGCAATGAATATTACACCGGATTTATCAGAGAAAGTGCAGATAACTGAAAATGCTATTATGGTTGCAAAGTCATTAGGAATTAAACAGCCGAAGGTAGCGTTGGTTTCAGCAGTAGAAAAAGTAAATCCTAAGATGCCGAACACATTAGATGCGGCTGCTATAGCTAAGATGGGAGATAGAAAGCAAATTCAGGATGCTATAATTGATGGACCTTTAGCTTTTGATAATGCAATTAGTATGGAATCTAAGGAAGTAAAAGGAATTGATAGTGAAGTTGCAGGACAAGCTGATGTTATAGTGGTACCAAATATAGAGGTAGGCAATGTATTATATAAATCTTTAACTCATTTAGCTAATACTATTATTGCTGGTACGGTGATAGGTGCTGCTGCTCCAGTGGTATTGTCATCTAGAGCTGATAGTTATAAGAATAAATTAAATTCGATTATATTAGGTAAAGTAGTTGCAGAGTATAATAATAGCTAA